A stretch of the Dyella telluris genome encodes the following:
- a CDS encoding M23 family metallopeptidase: protein MRCWRRLPALLLTLLMAHAAIAQRAPLHQSFDLRVPWTPEPVVVAGKASLVYELHLTSYAQEPLTLRRIDVLDQDQHVLLDLSGPALTEAIGRADRAKGDDRVHVAPGMTAVAYLSVPLASNGSAHIRHRVVYADAAAHEFSVEDHGFTARPTSGKTLGPPLRGGPWAAIYDAHWERGHRRVLYATDGQVKVPGRFAIDWIRVGPHGGFASDKGERPSQWYGYGADVLAVADATVASVGGGIAEPASLREGAARKVPLEEAAGNYVSLDLGDGRFAFYEHLKPGSIRVKPGQHVQQGALIGQLGFTGESTGPHLHFHVSNANAPLAAEGLPYALASLHVMGSYATIEDFADGRPWTPQATPMTGEGFPAPLSVVDFGDGRAASPSH, encoded by the coding sequence ATGCGATGCTGGCGCCGACTGCCTGCGCTGTTGCTCACCCTGCTGATGGCCCACGCCGCCATCGCGCAACGCGCGCCCCTGCATCAGTCGTTTGACCTGCGCGTGCCGTGGACGCCGGAACCGGTGGTGGTCGCCGGCAAGGCATCGCTGGTGTACGAGCTGCATCTCACCAGTTATGCACAGGAGCCGCTGACGCTGCGCCGCATCGACGTGCTCGATCAGGACCAGCACGTGCTGCTCGATCTTTCCGGCCCCGCACTCACCGAAGCCATCGGTCGCGCTGACCGCGCCAAGGGCGATGACCGCGTGCATGTGGCACCGGGCATGACGGCGGTGGCCTATCTTTCCGTGCCTCTCGCAAGCAACGGCAGCGCGCACATCAGGCATCGTGTCGTCTACGCGGATGCTGCCGCCCACGAATTCAGTGTCGAAGACCATGGTTTCACTGCACGCCCCACCTCCGGCAAAACGCTGGGGCCGCCCCTGCGCGGCGGCCCATGGGCGGCGATCTATGACGCGCACTGGGAGCGCGGCCATCGTCGCGTGCTGTACGCCACCGATGGACAGGTGAAAGTGCCCGGCCGCTTCGCCATCGACTGGATTCGCGTCGGCCCGCACGGTGGCTTTGCCAGCGACAAGGGCGAACGCCCGTCGCAATGGTACGGCTACGGCGCCGATGTGCTGGCTGTGGCTGATGCCACCGTGGCATCCGTGGGCGGAGGCATCGCCGAGCCGGCATCGCTCCGGGAAGGTGCCGCTCGCAAGGTGCCGCTGGAAGAAGCCGCCGGCAACTATGTATCGCTCGACCTGGGCGATGGACGCTTCGCGTTCTACGAACACCTCAAGCCCGGCAGCATCCGCGTGAAGCCGGGCCAGCATGTGCAGCAAGGTGCCTTGATCGGCCAACTGGGATTCACCGGTGAATCCACCGGCCCGCATCTGCACTTCCACGTGAGCAACGCGAATGCGCCACTCGCTGCGGAAGGTCTTCCCTATGCGCTGGCATCACTCCATGTGATGGGCAGCTACGCGACGATCGAGGATTTCGCCGACGGCCGGCCGTGGACGCCACAAGCGACGCCCATGACCGGTGAAGGATTTCCCGCGCCGCTGTCCGTAGTGGATTTTGGCGACGGGCGCGCGGCGTCACCCTCCCACTGA
- a CDS encoding GH39 family glycosyl hydrolase, which translates to MPTPSPLRRLALRTCAAACLALLGSVHAAPAGGDTVQLQVDATAKGTPLPHFWENMFGSGRAVLALRDDYRKDLEDVKAATGFTYIRFHGIFDRDMGVAYRDTQGKLQFNFSYVDQVYDGLLARGVKPFVELGFMPPEMSTDPASHHDFWYHPNVMPAKDWNEWDAMVTAFLKHEIERYGIDEVRSWYFEVWNEPNLAFWGGKPEKETYYDLYDRTARVVKSVDKQFRVGGPGTAQAAWLPEFLKHVKQTGAPIDFVSTHVYGDDTADNVFKTTENIPRRDMVCRAVDKSHKEVAASPFPKLPLIYSEYNASYANLPNVTDSVYMGPWMANTIRECAGKVDMMSYWSFSDVFDEQGVVKTPFYGGFGLIAADRIQKPAFNAFAMLHKLGDVQLPLKTDSALATRRSDGTVVLALWNYTKPLGDTAEYTPGVPTGATKHFDVDLKHLGHATQATVWRLDQEHGNAVAAFDTMGRPATPSREQIKQLRDAGKASAPEQVAVQNGRLSIDIPAQGLVVVELH; encoded by the coding sequence ATGCCCACCCCGTCACCGCTCCGCCGCCTGGCCCTGCGCACCTGCGCCGCGGCCTGTCTTGCCCTGCTCGGCTCGGTACATGCCGCGCCCGCCGGCGGTGACACGGTGCAGCTGCAGGTGGATGCGACAGCCAAGGGCACGCCGCTGCCGCACTTCTGGGAAAACATGTTCGGCTCCGGCCGCGCCGTGCTCGCGCTGCGCGACGACTACCGCAAGGACCTGGAAGACGTGAAGGCCGCCACCGGCTTCACCTACATCCGCTTCCACGGCATCTTCGACCGCGACATGGGCGTGGCTTACCGCGATACCCAGGGCAAGCTGCAGTTCAACTTCAGCTATGTGGACCAGGTGTACGACGGCCTGCTGGCGCGCGGCGTCAAGCCGTTCGTGGAACTGGGCTTCATGCCGCCGGAAATGAGCACCGACCCGGCCAGCCACCACGACTTCTGGTACCACCCCAACGTGATGCCGGCAAAGGACTGGAACGAATGGGACGCCATGGTGACTGCGTTCCTCAAGCACGAGATCGAGCGCTACGGCATCGACGAAGTGCGCAGCTGGTACTTCGAAGTGTGGAACGAGCCCAACCTCGCCTTCTGGGGCGGCAAGCCCGAGAAGGAAACCTATTACGACCTGTATGACCGCACCGCGCGCGTGGTGAAGTCGGTGGACAAGCAGTTCCGCGTTGGCGGCCCCGGCACCGCGCAGGCTGCATGGCTGCCGGAATTCCTCAAGCACGTGAAGCAGACCGGTGCGCCGATCGACTTCGTCAGCACGCATGTGTACGGCGACGACACCGCCGACAACGTGTTCAAGACCACGGAGAACATCCCGCGTCGCGACATGGTGTGCCGCGCGGTGGACAAGTCGCACAAGGAAGTGGCCGCCTCGCCGTTCCCGAAGCTGCCGCTGATCTACAGCGAATACAACGCCTCGTACGCCAACCTGCCCAACGTCACCGACTCCGTCTACATGGGCCCGTGGATGGCCAACACCATCCGCGAGTGCGCGGGCAAGGTGGACATGATGAGCTACTGGTCGTTCTCGGACGTGTTCGACGAGCAGGGCGTGGTGAAGACGCCGTTCTACGGCGGCTTTGGCCTGATCGCCGCCGACCGCATCCAGAAGCCGGCCTTCAACGCCTTCGCTATGCTGCACAAGCTGGGTGACGTGCAGCTGCCGCTGAAGACCGACAGTGCACTGGCCACGCGTCGCAGCGACGGCACCGTGGTGCTGGCGCTGTGGAACTACACCAAGCCGCTGGGTGACACGGCCGAGTACACGCCGGGCGTGCCCACCGGTGCGACCAAGCACTTCGATGTGGATCTGAAGCACCTGGGCCACGCCACGCAGGCCACCGTGTGGCGCCTGGACCAGGAGCACGGCAACGCCGTGGCCGCGTTCGACACGATGGGTCGTCCCGCCACGCCGAGCCGCGAACAGATCAAGCAGCTGCGTGACGCGGGCAAGGCATCCGCGCCGGAACAGGTCGCTGTGCAGAACGGTCGCCTGAGCATCGATATCCCGGCCCAGGGCCTGGTGGTGGTGGAGCTGCACTAA